Below is a genomic region from Leishmania mexicana MHOM/GT/2001/U1103 complete genome, chromosome 20.
AGCCTGCCACCACGCGGAAGAGAAAGCAAAGGAAACCGTATATACATGAGTAGGAGCGACAGGTACACAAAGGAACGcaaagaaaacgagaaggGTTGAAGAAAAGCTGCCAGAAAGGAAGGCGCGCGTTGTGCGGTGGCAGTAGTGGATGTTGCCTTGATCAAGTTCCGGTGACCGTGCATCGCAGGCGAACTGCCCCCACGCTTCCTTCCGCAAGTGTACGCAAGGGAGAGATGGCATCCCGAATTTTGTCACAGTAAAGGgacgccacctcctctggTGCCAAAAAGGATCGGATTTGTTTCTTGTGGTATCCTTCGCCTCGTTAATGAGTTTTCTTCTCGCATCCATGAGGGACCGCACACGGTAACCCTTCCGCAGGGTGTAAACCCTATGCGCAAAACGCCCTTCAGAGAACCGCAAGCGAGAACGAGGATGTGCACGGCAACCAGCGACTACCGCGAAGAATAAAAAAATAGGAACTGAAGGAGGAGTTGGCCAAAGGTAAACCAAGACGCAGAGAGTTTTGTGATCATTTCTCACATGCTCAACACCAAGGCAACACCGGACAAGcactctcccttcccccaacAGTGGTGATACGCACAAGGATTCGCAGCGACCCACAAAACGAGCAACACTGGGGTGGTGGGTGAGTGAGTGGGGGGTTACACTACACACCAAagtggtgtgcgcgtgttgcaCTGCAGAGCGACCGTTCACCCGGTCGCACACAGATcaggaaaaagaaagcggCGGAGAGCTTGCGCAGTGGATGGGTGGTGGCGTGCGAagatgggagggggacaaGCATGTAATGAGTGAGAGGCCTCGACCGACCAGGGCCAACATTGTAGAGAGAGGTCCGCTGGTTTACTGCCCAGAAGTCACACAAGACACACAAAaagaggggtgggtgggggtaAACGACATtgaaaagggagaggggtggagagagaaagaacCACAGAGAGCACACAAGTCACAGGATGATGTGAGAGATGCAGCCCTTCGTTTGTTGTCGCCGTTCGCGACACTAGCGTTTTGTACGTTGGTGAAATGATGAGGGGTGACTTGTCGGCGGGCATGGAGATGAGGTTGAGGAAAGATCAAAAAAGGGGGTACGAACTAGACGGAGACAACGAGAGTCCTACAGGACAAGGAATCAGCATTGCGATCAACCGTGCCCCCAGATCCCTGAgcgaggaagaaaaaaagaaaaggagagagactGCAGGTGAAACAAAAACGAATTCGTTTTGTTATGTATCTGGTGTTCCTACCCACTCTCTTGGTCACTCCATCCTTTCCGTTTTCCTCACGCCACGAAACGAACCCATTCCCAACAGGCGAGGCAAagaaagagggaggtggaacccacgcgcgcgcacacccactGCCCCCATTCGTGTTCACATGGCAGCGAATCCTCAGAGCAGACTGCCTGCCACCCCGGACGGACAAAGTGGCAGGGACGCCATTCCCACATTCGCTTgcctcgtgcgtgtgtgtcctcCTTTTCTCGTAAATCGCTCTCGCGCCGGCAGAGGGGTcactcacccacacccacatcCACATGCACACGAAGAAAAGAAACAAGCACCCAGACAGACCCCGAATGGGGTGCAAAGACGAAGAGaacagggaggggagaaaagggaaggTGCGCGTGAGACGCCTCATGGAACTTCTTACGGCGCCCTCACCTCCTCGCAGCATGCCAGCGCCAAGAGAAACGCACGGAAGTAGGGCAGCGGGAGGGCTGAGTGAGTCAAAATGTAAATGAGGGGCGGTGTCGAATGAGCCTGCAGCGCAAATCCGCTGGAAatcggtggaggaggtggggggagtCGATCACTGCGGTACGGCCCCAAcgacggaggagaggggtaggagaaaaagaagccGCATTTCCGCAACTGTCACCAGTCCGTTGGCTGAATGGCCGGTATCCAGTTCCCTCTTCCTGGTCTTGTCACCTTGGCTGTAGTCACCGCgtgcgcacgccgtgcgccTGAGTGCGTCCTTCGCCACACTACAGCTTTGCCACAGGGGCTTGCGTGGTGGTGCCCTGCAACCGCTTGTTGATTTTCATTTGTAGCTCCTTGAAGACTACCTTGATTTCCGGCTCCGCGTCGACCTCAATAATAATGTCGGAGTAATGCGCGATGAGAGTTGCCTTTTGACTGTTGTAGACCTGCATGCGACGCTCGTGCTTCTCTTTCGTGTCGTCGGAGCGGATCTGAAGGCGGTCCACAATGTCCAGCGAAGGCGGGTCGCTCTTGAGGTTGTAAATGCGCCCTGTCACTGGGTCGAGGCGACGGGAAAGACATCGGTCGAGCAAAACCTCCGGCGACACGTCAAGAAAAATCATCATGTCAAACTTAAAGCCACGCGTCCTGagcacctccgcctgccgcagGGTCCTTGGAAAACCGTCAAGCAAGATGCCGTGCTTCTGCACAGCTTGGTCACTCAGTCGGTTGCACACGAGGTCGACGACGAGCTCGTCTGGGATCAGGGACCCTTCGGACATCATTTCTGCACACCGCAGCCCTAGCGGAGACCTTTtgagcacctcctcgcgTAGCAGATTACCGGCACTCAAGTGGACAAAGCCGTACTCTTTTACGAGCAGATGGCTCACCGTCCCCTTTCCGCTGCCAGGGGGGCCAAACAGAATGATAGACAGCAGCATGGCACACAGGTCCTCTCCCCTGCTACTTGGTGCACGTCGATCCTCGGTTGTACGCACCCATACAGTCCACACATAGGTCAAACCATATACACAAGAACAAACGCGCGGCCCCGAGTCTGCACCGGCTAGtgaacacacacaacgtACAGAGAGCCGCCCATGAACAAACGCCGTTGTACGAACGAACGAGGCAGGTGGTGGCGAGTGGGCAGCACTGCAGAGATGAGTGTGTGGGGCGCGGCAAAGTAAAAGATAACCTGTTTACACGATACACAcgatgaggaggggggaggggaaacTCGTAATGATTAACGAGAGAAACCAACGGGGTGAGACTAGCCCAACAGAGTGGTAGGACGTTGGGCAGCTGTGCGGTGCACGTTGACGTGTGGTGAAGAAAGATGTGGGCCACGCGTACGAGAAGACGtaggaggaagaagagatgatggtggtggagagaggTTAGAGTAGTGATGCTGGGGTAGCGTAGTGCTAGCACACAAGCAACCACCAGTCGTCTTAATTTCCCCTACCTGTGCTCTGCGAGGGGGCGtggggggtgagggtgggggtCTTGCTTGTAGCACGTATTGCATTTCCCTACGCACGGAGAGAAAGAGCTGAAGGGTGCCGAAGGCACTCTTTGGCAAATCTGTGGTGGGAAAAGCACGCCGCTCGAGTCCTCTGCAGAGGGTTGCTCAGAAGACACAAGTCAATGTGCGCATCGTTCATCCTCTCATGGTCGCAAAACCTTCCATTTTTCCCCCATTCCATGCTGCACATCAAAGCAAAACCGAGCACGTGAGAGAGATACCATGGCTGAAAAAAGTGCAAACAAACCGTGCACGTCTAAGGGCATACCCGCATCAACAGGCCAGAATGCCATGGACTAGTGAGAAGGGCGAGCGAccagacgaggaggggggggacgaGACTGTCGCAAAGCATCCACGGAGAACGAGCCAAGGAGAGAACAACCTCTATCgcctcacgcacgcagcgcatcaAACCCAGCTCGCGTGACAGTGTGTCGCTCCCACACAAACACCACCACAGAACAAAAGCCCCACACCAACACAGATAAGAAAAACCACACacccaaacacacacaaaatcCCCTCGCACAAACGGATGACAAAGTGCCAGGGGCTTCACCAACGCTTGAGGCAACAAGCGTGAATCAACGGTGTTTCATCGTTGCAGGTGCTCCACATCACCCTTTCAGCCCCTGGCGCGTGTCCACGCCGCACACGCGACATCGCACAGAGCGATGGCACGCATGGATAACCTGAAGGGGGGATCTTGTAGGCAGAATCACCTCCGCCACAAGCCCAAAGCGGTACTAGTGACCGCTCCACAATACAACAGCAACATCTGCATTCACGAAAAATATAAAAGGGGAAGAAGCCTGAAACAACAAataaaaaaagagaagaagtAAACTGAAAACATCACATCCGCCACCTCTTAGCTGTAgaggtcgtcgtcgtcggcaggcggcggcggcgccccgCTGCCAGCTGGCGCACCGGCCTCCGCTGGGGGCGGGTTACTAGCACCGAAGGTGCGGCTCTGCTGCAAGGAGGTCTTGAACATATCGTAGCGGCGAATGTCCGCGTCAGagacggagcggcgggcacCCCGCATTGCCTCCTCCACGTGAGCGCGCGTGATCTCCGGTACCGGGTCGATATCAGCGTTTTCGTCCAACTGTCCGCtcttcttcagctcctcgAGCTGAATTTCCTTGTTGATCGACTCGCGGATAGCCATCTTGCACGCGCGCTGGCAGATGCCAGACAAGTCGGCGCCGGAGAAGCcatgcgtggcggcggcaatCTGGTCCACATCGACGTCGGAGGCTAGCGGCGACTTACGGAAGCTCGCCTTGATAATGGCCACACGAGACGCCTTGTCGGGCAATGGGATGTAGATGAGCTGGTCGAGACGCCCAGGGCGCATGATCGCAGGGTCCAGCACGTCTGGCCGGTTCGTCGCACCAATGATGAAGACATTCTTCTTGACGTTCATGCCATCCATCTCGGTCAGGATTTGGTTGATGACGCGGTCGCTCGCCCCTCCGTCGCCGTGGGCGCCCCGGGACTTGGCCACGGAGTCCAGTTCATCGAAAAAGAGCACGCAAGGGGCCGCAGCACGAGCCTTGTCAAAGACGTCGCGCACATTCGCCTCCGATTCACCGAACCACATTGTCAGAAGCTCCGGGCCTTTGATGGAGATGAAGTTCGCCTGGCACTCCGTCGCAATGGCCTTGGCCAGCAGCGTCTTACCGCAACCGGGTGGGCCGTAGAAGAGGACACCCTTCGGCGGCGACATGCCGTACTTCTCAAACTTCCACGGGTACTCGACGGGGTACTGCACCAActcctgcagctcgcgcTTGACGTCGAGGAGGCCGCCCACATCCTCCCAGACGACGTTCGGCGTTTCCACCTGTgtctcgcgcagcgcggaCGGGTTCGTCTTCGCCATCGCCTCGCGAAAGTGCTCCTGCGTTACACACATCGCGTTCATCACCTCAACATCGATGGTGTCGTCCTCCCAGTCGATGACGGACAGCTTCTCGCGAATGCACTGCATGGCAGCCTCGGTGCAGAGCTGCGCCAAATCGGCGCCGACAAAGCCGTGCGAGTCCTTTGCCACCTTCTCCAGATCAATGTCGTCGGCCAGCTTCATGTTCTTGGTGTGGATACGAATGATCTCCAAGCGGCCAGTCTCGTCCGGTACGCCGATGTCGAGCTCGCGGTCGAAGCGGCCAAAACGGCGCAAGGCTGGATCGATGGTGTTCGGGCGGTTGGTCGCCGCCATCACGATCACCTGCGAGCGCGATTTCATGCCGTCCATGAGGGTTAGAAGTTGCGAAACGATACGCTTCTCCACCTCGCCCTGCGCTTTCTCACGCTTCGGGGCGATGGAGTCAATTTCGTCTATAAAGATGATCGCCGGCGCGTTCTTCTCGGCCTCCTCGAAGGCCTTGCGCAGGTTGCTCTCCGACTCGCCAGCCATCTTGCTCATAATCTCAGGACCATTGATgaggaagaaaaaggcgCCCGTCTCGTTTGCGACAGCGCGCGCGATGAGCGTCTTGCCGCTCCCAGGAGGGCCGTAAAGCAAGATGCCACGCGGGGGCTTGATGCCAATGTTCTTGAACAGCTCTGGATGGCGAATGGGGAGCTCGACCATCTCACGGATCTGGTTCAGCTGCTTGCGGCAACCGCCGATGTCGTCGTAGCCGACTCCGTcaagcgcctcctcgtcctcacGATGGATCGGATCACCCTCGGAGTGAATGATCGTGTCCGGTGACACGATGCAATAGTCACCCGGGTCCACCTCCACTACCTTGAATTCCACAGAACGCATAGCGCCACGGCAGACAAAGGAGTCGCCCTTCTTCACGGGCCGGTACGACTCCAAAAAGTACGGCTTCAAGAAGTTCTCGAACAAGTCACCAGTGAGGTTCTCCACCGTATCATCGATTGgcagcacgtgcacgcgGTTTCCGTATGGAACATCCTTGCAGGGAACGATGCGAATGGTGTCGCCGAGGTGAATGCGGATGTTACGGCGCGCGACTTTGTTCATCTTGATTTTCTCCGGCGGGCATTCGTCGTCCTCCATCGCGAtgcagacggtgctgcggtgcttcTTGCCCTTCACGAGAACGGTGTCACCGCGGAAGATGTTCAGCTCTTCCATCCGCTTCGGGTTCAGCGACACAACACTGTTGTCGTCATTGTACGGCTCCTCGACGATCAGCTTGTTTAGCTTCACCTTCGCGTTTGTGTTCCCAACAGCGTCGGCCATGGTTGCTTCTGCCGTGTCTTTGTTACGTTTGAGATCTTGGGTGTCAAACAGCGCAGAGACCAATCAGCGATACTGCTGCTTTTCCGCCTGAATACTGCGACACAGTCGGTCTCGAGTGTATAGGAGACgacacagcacacacacacgcacaggcaggcaggcaagCGGTTGCGGAGGATCAAACAGCGTCACTTctttgtctttttttttcagctGTGACCCACAAGAGCAACACGTAAGAGATGTgaacgagagaggggagagagacggtgcGCGACGTGTTTCTGTATTTGCGTCTCCgactatatatatatatatattgttTTGGCCTCTTTTCGAAGAAACTCGCAAAGAAAATGGAAAACCGTCTCCTCTTCGAGCACAACGACGATGGATGACTTCTCTGTGGGGGAGGAGCGCCAATGAagaggtgggtgggaggcaccaaaacgaaaaaaaaaacgaataGAAGCAAAATggtgagagagaaagggagaagagagcgTGTGACGCAAAACACCAacaccaacaacaacactcactcactcactcacggAACTGGGGTTGGCGCAGAGGTAGAGACGCACAGACAACGGTGACAGCCGTGGAGAAAGTGAAAGGAGGGCAGGTGACAGGAGGAGAGGCCGCGAGCCCCCAAACAACTAATTTGCCCAGGGGAAGACCGAAGGGTAATCCACACACATGGGCAAGAGCCAGGTATTGTATACAGCTAGCGTAGTTGAAAGGAAGAGCACcacgagggagagagagcgttgCGAGAGCATCCTCTTCCTGCCACTCGAAACGGCAGTGGTGCATCCCTCTTCGagtttttcgtttttttttcgcagGACGTGTCGGTCGTTGTTCTCGTGTGTGTTTCTCGTGTGGCGGTACGGAATAGAGGTAGAGTACACCTAACGAGAGCGTCTTGTATGCGGTTGTCGAGAGACCTCCTCAGTAGCCTATTTGTCGCTTGGACATTCCACCTTTCCGCACCCCCGAAGacacaaaaagaaaaatacAAATCATGAATGCGTGCAGagatgcgcacacaccgtCTACGGCTCTGCCAGCGCACACAAAACATTGTCCGCGTGAAAGCCATCAATGGACAACTCCCTCGCCAGAGTGGGATCAGCAAACCAAACAAAACCTATCCAAGTGCATGGCAAACACCTTCTCTGTTGATGCTGATCTCACCTGTGCACCCTCTGCGACTggtgcgaaggcggcggcccTCCGTTTGCATAGTGTGTGTACAAGCAGCACTCAATCCCTCCACAATCGCCCACACGTGGTGCCATGAGCGTTTTGTGCACTCCAATGTCACAGACACCAGACGGGTTCCATTTTTCCCCCTTCAGCTGAGCACACCAGGACTCTAATGCGAGAATACTTGTGTAGGCCAAAACATTTATTATGTATATGCTTGTATGTGGGTGCATCCAGGCATGTATGAGCAAAACAGAAGGTAGAcgaacaacaaagaaaagaatATGATGGGCCCCACGTGTCCAGCAGGAGcccgtgggggaggggggggggcagagaaTGGCGTGAATGACATCCGCCACTCGATCCAGCCGACGATGGGAGAAAAGGCACAAACAAAAACACAACGCGAAAACAACAAGAACAGCAGACCAAGTAATAGGAAAGCACGCACCACTCTTGGATGAAACCGTGAGCGAGGCAAGGCCGAGAGTGACAGTTTCAGTTCACCACTAGGACCCATTCTGATCCATccacttttttttgcctCTCTTTCCCAGATTGCCGAGGTGGCCACATGTGTCCGCGTAGAGTTTAGCAGTCCACACGAAAatgaaaaacgaaaaaaaagcaggaCAGCAATGTGTGTCAGCGGTGATGAGCGAACTCACACGCATTCATGCACGTGGTTCATGCACGAGGAATAACAGCGGAGTGATGAAGAGATTGCAGAGAGCAAGGATGACAACTcgtgctccctctccctcccccccctcgaAAAGGAGACACCCTGGCCAGCCACACCCTGTTGCCCGCTCTACTCACCCAAGACGGACACCGACGTGTACTAGAGAGACCACCAAGCGGGACTAGAACCGTCAAAGGCAAGTAGAGGTAGTATAGGCATCGATCAATCGTTGAGGGTCCCTTGAATAGCAGCAGTATGTACGCCTTGTAGCTGTCCTTCTCTATGCCCCACATTCAGCGTGTGGTTGACCTGCAGGGCAAGCAGCGTGGACACGCAGCTGTGAGATGCATCCCTCCTAAAGAGCCGCGGAAACTGGCGAAGAGagcaggagagaaggggacaGGAAAAGAGCGGCAAGGAGAGACTTGCGAGTATGAGAGGCATCGCAAAGATAGGGGGCGAGTCGATGGTCGTAAAGTTTCAACTCAGGGCTCTTTGGTGGGTGTTCGAACTGGGCAGTCTAGGTTCTGACACCAGAGCggtcgcacacgcacatgcaagTTGCACATACATGCAAAGACATCTGCTGCTTTGCCTCAGACTTGACAAAACGCAGAGCCACTGGCAGTGCAGCAGGACGCGTCTCGAGAAGAGCCGGCCATACAGCTAGGGCTGGTAGGGTCATGAGGgctaacacacacacacaccacacaaTGACGGCGTCTTCTTTTGTTGTCGCTGTTTGTTGCTCGCACCCCTTGACACACCGTGTTCGTTCCACGAGGATGGGGGGGTGAGGACGGCCTGCGATTCAAAACGTGAGCGATCCAACAAAGAAAACCACAGAAGGAAAATACGCTAACGTACAtcgaagagagaggcgaggaaAGGTGTGGGTGCCCACCACCGAACGAAAAACACGTTAAAGAGATGTTCGCGCATGACTGAGAACCGAGCGAGAGCAATGGCACGCCCGCATGGGATCCATTTTTCCTCAGACAGAAGCAAATAGGCATCACCGATGTGACTTCCCCTCTCTTGGCACAAGACCCGACAAAGACCTCATCctccccacacgcacacatacacgcacacatacacgcaaaccaaaagaaaaatgagAGCCCGACTCGGGGCCACAAGGGGAGGCATCAAAGTGGGTATAGACACCACCCACCAAGAAAGACAACGCAGCTAGCGGTGTGTGCTTGCTATGAGTGCTGGCAGTGAGATGCGCAGTGCGTCGATGCCCCGTGGGTTCTCCAAAATGATGCCGCGGCAGGTGGGCACAATGCCAAGTCCCCACAGCGCCCGATTGCCGCTCACCAAAAGGCTGTCAAGGTCCTTGTATTCCAAGATGATATGAATGAGGAGGTCGATCAGATACGTCATGCTGGCGGCAGCGTACTGCGGAGCTTTACCACACATCAGCTCAACCGTTTGCGGGTACTGCGCCAGCTCTGCCACAAACCCGACGACGATTTCCATGAGAAAAATCTGCTTCGGCTTCTCTTCGATGAGATGGATAATGTGATCGATGACGTCTTGTTGCACCAAATTGCATGCAAACTCCTCGTTCAGTCGCGCAAGGGTTGCGAAGAAGCTGAGCGCAAACTTCTGCAGCACGACGCTCTCACGGAACTGCTGAAAGCCAGGGTACAGCGCCTTCAGCGCTCGCGCGCCGTGTGCCTCGGAGAAGTTTGGCGCCGCACGACAACCGGCGAtgttgtgcagcagcaccgccccaAACTCGAGCACCGTCTCGTTCGCCGGAAATGACTCCACAACGTTGAGGATGGTGTGCACGCCTTCCCTTTTGATAATGGCGGCTAGATGCGCCTCTTCGCCAATGCTAACATTCCAGAGAGCGCGTAGGCCAATCTCCGACAACTTCTCGTCGCTGCAGAAGAGGCTAAGGTTCTGCAGAATAACCTCGATGCCGCCATTCGAGGCGATACTCTTGACCAGCTGCGGCTTTGCCGTCAGCTCGCACAGGCGCCATGTCACCTGCTGGGCCATAGACTTGCCTTTGAAGTTGGCGAGGATGGCGATGATGCGGGTGATGTCGTTCGTCACGTACCACGTGTCCCACACATCCTCGAACGTGATGTCTTCCTGCGGAAgatgcggcagctgcacgtTGGCAAAGAGGTGCTTCACGATGGAGATCAGCGACAGGATGCGGTTCACGACTCCCTCGCCATCTGCCCTGCTCTGCGATTGCAGACCGACCAGGTGGCCATGCTCGTTGAAAGCAGGACAGCCAGCCGTCCTCCAGCTGCCGTTGGACTTGAGGAAGCTCACattgccgcggcagcgcagcactTCCTCGAAGCGCTTCTGCTCCACGTACGGCGCCTGCACGGAATCAAAGTTGCTCTCCCCGGTCTCGGATAGCGTGGACGGGGAGGTGGCTTTTCCGTTCaatggagctgctgcggtgccgaaCACGCCTCCGATTGGGTGCTCTACGATTAGCACCACATCGCCTTCCTCCACAGGTGCCCAACCTTTCGCAGTGAGTGCCATGTGCACCGGTGTCACGTTGAAcagcggcgcctcctcgcagCTGATCAGGCAGTAGTCCATTTCTGGCGGATAGCGGGAGGCGAAGTAGTAGCGCTGCGGTTGCAGTGGCACATCCACGGCGTTTTTCTTGGTGCCCTCAAAGAACGTGGCCACAACGTGCGTGGCACGCGACTGGGTAGGGATAGCAGTGGCagacgtcagcagcagccctggTGCCACCAGTACACCTGAGCCCACAGTCTTGCTCGTGTTCCGCTCACGAAGCCGGCATACCGCAGGGATATTGATCCGGTTGCTGTTCGTCAGAGTCGACGTCATTGGTACCAGTTTGCTCGCCCTTGTCTTGGTGCGTGCACAAACGTCTGCGCGTCCGTCTAGCCAGTGAGGTGTGTCCCTGTCAGTCCAGATCCGGCTTGAGGCCTTCGGAAACGGGGCGTGTGCCAGGGCGCAGGGGAAAAGACAGGCGGTCACTTGCACATGTGCATCATGCCCAATAAGGATGAAAAGCGCAGAGAACCATTCAGAAAGCCACATGAAGAGGAAAGGGGGTGAGTGAGTTCTCGAGAAGGATACCACCGGCACGGTATGACGGCCTTTGCCACTTGGCCGACGAGTGGCGTCATCACAGGATGCGCAGAGGGCAGTCGTCGAGGCAGTACACGTGCCGCGTTGTTGTCCTTGCCCCGTTGACGAGAGCCACGTAGAATGAGATAAAACGGTCCGTCGgctgcggaggtggtggagcaggCATACAGAAGCAGGACGCAGCGACAGAGAGGAGATCAGAGTGCGTGCGTAAGCGGAGGAGAGGTATATCAGTATGTCATCTATTTTTTTGTATTCGTTTCTGCTTCTTGTTCAACGAAGTGAATACACCCGTGAATGCCACGTACACCCAAACGGAGCGTAAAGAGGGAGACACGTAAATCGCAAACGACACAGAAGTGTACACCACCGGCTCGCCACGACGAAGGGAATGGGCATCAGTGAGAAACAACAGAAGGCGTGAGAGCCCCCTGCGCGCGAATGCGTCAACATCGATGTTTTTCTGTGTCTTGTCCGGCAACCCCCCGCCGCACACCCCCACTTTGCCCAACCCCACACTAACTGCGCCACAGGAACCATCCTACAGTTGTCTCATAACATCACGTGCATTGCCCGTCCACAGTTCTCCAAAGGTGAAGTACCGGCGACAGCTGAAGCAAAACGCTGCCTTctccgacacggcgccgctctcctcaCGGCAGCACGAGGTCAGCGGGGTAAGGCAGTTGGGACATGGCCCCCGTTCCACCTCCGTTGGCGTCATAACGTAGCGTGACGAGGGCCACGGCGTGCTACTGTTGACTGACGTGCTTGCGCGATCCTGCTCGGCGGTGACCGCATCCGGCCTGCGAATCGAGGAGACGGGGCGTCCGTTCACGTGCACTTGCAACGTCGACGGGCCACGTGGTGTGTCATGAGCAATGGCGTGTGAGAACGCGCCGCGCGGGGTGGACACTGGGGTGTAGCGCCGATAAGGTGAATTCGACGGCGACGAATGGACGCCATTACCGGCCCTGGCGGATCGGCTGCgtggctgtgcgtgcgcccgGTCTGAGATGCTGTAACGGCTACTCCTTCCCTGTCGATGCCACTCCTCGTGTTTTCGGCGAGCTTCGCGAGTGTGACTCtgatgcagctgcacctTCAGCTTATCCTCTGCCTCTTTGGACAAGAAGAGTAAATTGCGTGTTTTGGCCAGCTCTTGCTGAAGTTTTGCGATCTGGGCATCTTTCCGTTCTTCGGCAGTAGGGTAGACACGGCACAACGGTGCCTGACGAGCGTGGCTTTCCGCTCCCCCGGCAGAGATGCGCTTCAGCTCCTGCTCTAGTGCCCGGCGATCACTGTTCGCAGCGCTCAGCTGCGCTTGAAGCTTGCCCAGAGcctgtgtgttggtgtgaGCGTGCTCCATACGCTCCACTACATCCCGATGGAGAGACTTtagctggtgcagctgccccgCCTGCGTGCGAATCACAGTCACGAGGCCCTCCAGCTTGCCAATAAGGTGCGCAGCCTGATGCAGCGCACATGCCAGCTCCGGAGAGTCGGTGACCGGGCAAAG
It encodes:
- a CDS encoding putative adenylate kinase → MLLSIILFGPPGSGKGTVSHLLVKEYGFVHLSAGNLLREEVLKRSPLGLRCAEMMSEGSLIPDELVVDLVCNRLSDQAVQKHGILLDGFPRTLRQAEVLRTRGFKFDMMIFLDVSPEVLLDRCLSRRLDPVTGRIYNLKSDPPSLDIVDRLQIRSDDTKEKHERRMQVYNSQKATLIAHYSDIIIEVDAEPEIKVVFKELQMKINKRLQGTTTQAPVAKL
- a CDS encoding Transitional endoplasmic reticulum ATPase,putative — its product is MADAVGNTNAKVKLNKLIVEEPYNDDNSVVSLNPKRMEELNIFRGDTVLVKGKKHRSTVCIAMEDDECPPEKIKMNKVARRNIRIHLGDTIRIVPCKDVPYGNRVHVLPIDDTVENLTGDLFENFLKPYFLESYRPVKKGDSFVCRGAMRSVEFKVVEVDPGDYCIVSPDTIIHSEGDPIHREDEEALDGVGYDDIGGCRKQLNQIREMVELPIRHPELFKNIGIKPPRGILLYGPPGSGKTLIARAVANETGAFFFLINGPEIMSKMAGESESNLRKAFEEAEKNAPAIIFIDEIDSIAPKREKAQGEVEKRIVSQLLTLMDGMKSRSQVIVMAATNRPNTIDPALRRFGRFDRELDIGVPDETGRLEIIRIHTKNMKLADDIDLEKVAKDSHGFVGADLAQLCTEAAMQCIREKLSVIDWEDDTIDVEVMNAMCVTQEHFREAMAKTNPSALRETQVETPNVVWEDVGGLLDVKRELQELVQYPVEYPWKFEKYGMSPPKGVLFYGPPGCGKTLLAKAIATECQANFISIKGPELLTMWFGESEANVRDVFDKARAAAPCVLFFDELDSVAKSRGAHGDGGASDRVINQILTEMDGMNVKKNVFIIGATNRPDVLDPAIMRPGRLDQLIYIPLPDKASRVAIIKASFRKSPLASDVDVDQIAAATHGFSGADLSGICQRACKMAIRESINKEIQLEELKKSGQLDENADIDPVPEITRAHVEEAMRGARRSVSDADIRRYDMFKTSLQQSRTFGASNPPPAEAGAPAGSGAPPPPADDDDLYS